A region from the Vicia villosa cultivar HV-30 ecotype Madison, WI linkage group LG3, Vvil1.0, whole genome shotgun sequence genome encodes:
- the LOC131660856 gene encoding THO complex subunit 5A-like: MEDGEIEEGSIAVEEEQHQQPFPHSSEDPISEESPYEILHNSKSSIETIISDILSIKKDAKPKQLLRDLVTQMFLHFITLRQANRSILIEEDRVKMETERAKAPVDFTTLQLHNLVYEKSHYLKAIKACKDFKSKYPDIELVPEEEFLRDAPKDIKDSVLSKDSAHNLMLKRLNFELHQRKELCKHHAKLEQQKKILLDTIATRKKFLTSLPSHLKSLKKASLPVQNQLGIMHTKKLKQHHSAELLPPALYVIYSQLLAHKEAFVEPIDLEIVGSLKDAQAFARKQAHKETGISTVTESSKLEDDVPDDEDDGQRRRKRPRRVPVKESSDQGGIFQSHPLKIIIHVYEDETSDPKPAKLITLSFEYMVKLNIVCVGIEGSNDGPDNDILCNLFPNDTGLELPHQSAKLFVQDAITFNAQRTSRPYKWAQHLAGIDFLPEVSPLLPTDNSEVARSGDVISGLSLYRQQNRVQTVLQKIRSRRKAQLALLKQLESLTKLELPLLSCKSVPWALHTPLCKLDGWSPIKALPVPRETSPLATIDKEEHVQESMDVDVIENSGATKEDLDGMTEDGELPTLLPNMTKFDHSKQASLISKSIIPSLSKVRSKSFKKVDDSTDFLLDTDSDFDEPAQIGSELEDTVSDYCAGKSLSWIDSSVKEFLLVLSRKTNTDDRNVNLEAKIKISMEYPLRPPLFALSLCRIPVGENHFKNDGLEWYNELRAMEAEVNLHMVKKLPVIEHNYVLAHQVSCLAMLFDYYLDEGSSSERINCTTLVDVGLCKPVSGGFLGRSFRGRDHRKMISWKDMKFTSTRPQ, translated from the exons ATGGAAGACGGTGAGATAGAAGAGGGTTCAATCGCCGTCGAAGAAGAACAACACCAACAACCGTTTCCCCATTCCTCAGAAGACCCCATCTCGGAGGAATCACCCTACGAAATTCTCCACAACAGCAAATCTTCCATCGAAACCATCATCTCCGATATCCTCTCCATCAAAAAAGACGCCAAACCCAAACAACTCCTTCGCGATCTCGTCACTCAAATGTTCCTTCACTTCATCACTCTCCGTCAG GCGAATCGCTCTATATTGATTGAGGAAGACCGTGTCAAAATGGAAACGGAACGTGCGAAAGCACCGGTGGATTTCACGACACTGCAGCTTCACAATTTGGTCTATGAAAAGAGTCACTATCTTAAAGCGATCAAGGCTTGCAAAGACTTCAAGTCGAAATATCCCGACATTGAACTCGTGCCCGAGGAAGAGTTTTTACGCGACGCGCCCAAGGATATCAAGGATTCCGTTTTGTCGAAAGATAGTGCTCATAATCTAATGCTCAAGAGACTCAATTTTGAGCTACACCAG CGTAAAGAGCTCTGCAAACATCATGCGAAACTGGAACAACAAAAGAAAATCCTTTTGGATACTATTGCAACCCGGAAGAAGTTCCTGACAAGTCTCCCTTCACATCTTAAGTCTCTTAAGAAAGCATCATTGCCTGTACAAAACCAACTAGGAATTATGCATACAAAGAAACTTAAGCAGCATCATTCAGCAGAGTTGCTTCCACCAGCTCTTTATGTGATTTACTCACAGCTATTGGCTCACAAGGAGGCCTTTGTAGAACCTATTGATTTGGAGATTGTAGGAAGCCTGAAAGATGCTCAAGCTTTTGCTCGTAAGCAAGCTCACAAGGAAACAG gCATTTCCACTGTCACAGAGAGTTCTAAATTGGAAGATGATGTTCCTGACGATGAAGATGATGGTCAGAGACGTAGAAAAAGGCCAAGGAGGGTACCAGTCAAGGAGAGCTCTGACCAAGGGGGCATATTTCAAAGTCACCCACTTAAAATCATTATCCATGTGTATGAAGATGAGACTTCTGATCCTAAGCCTGCAAAACTAATTACTCTAAGCTTTGAGTACATGGTGAAATTGAATATTGTATGTGTTGGAATAGAAGGATCTAATGATGGTCCAGACAATGACATCTTATGCAATTTATTTCCTAATGATACAGGCCTTGAGCTTCCTCACCAG TCCGCTAAGCTTTTTGTTCAAGATGCTATAACGTTCAATGCTCAGAGAACTTCACGTCCTTACAAATGGGCTCAGCACCTGGCAGGGATTGATTTCTTGCCTGAGGTGTCTCCATTGCTCCCCACTGACAACAGTGAAGTAGCAAGGAGCGGAGATGTTATATCTGGTCTCTCATTATATCGCCAACAGAACCGAGTACAGACAGTTCTGCAGAAAATTCGCTCAAGGAGAAAAGCTCAATTGGCTCTTCT GAAACAGCTAGAATCTCTTACCAAGCTTGAGTTGCCTCTTTTGTCCTGCAAAAGTGTTCCATGGGCTTTGCACACCCCTCTGTGCAAATTGGATGGCTGGTCACCTATAAAAGCCTTACCTGTACCTCGTGAAACTTCACCTCTGGCTACCATAGATAAAGAGGAGCATGTTCAAGAATCAATGGATGTTGATGTAATTGAAAATTCTGGTGCCACAAAAGAAGATCTGGATGGTATGACGGAAGATGGAGAGCTTCCTACTTTACTTCCAAATATGACTAAGTTTGACCACTCCAAACAAGCGAGCTTAATTTCCAAAAGTATCATTCCATCACTTAGTAAAGTTAGGTCCAAGAGTTTCAAAAAAGTTGATGATAGTACAGATTTCTTGCTGGATACTGATAGCGATTTTGATGAGCCCGCACAAATTGGAAGTGAACTCGAAGATACTGTATCTGATTACTGTGCTGGAAAGTCTCTTTCTTGGATAGATTCTAGTGTGAAGGAATTTCTCCTTGTTCTTAGCAGAAAAACTAACACAGATGATAGGAATGTGAATTTAGAAGCCAAG ATTAAGATCAGTATGGAATATCCTCTAAGACCTCCACTTTTTGCACTGAGTCTTTGCCGTATACCTGTTGGGGAGAATCATTTTAAGAATGATGGATTGGAGTGGTACAATGAACTTCGCGCAATGGAAGCGGAG GTCAACTTGCATATGGTAAAGAAACTACCTGTCATTGAACACAATTATGTATTGGCTCATCAAGTGAGTTGTCTTGCCATGTTGTTTGATTATTATTTAGACGAGGGCTCATCATCTGAAAGGATAAACTGCACTACCTTGGTTGATGTTGGCTTATGCAAGCCTGTTAGTGGCGGGTTCCTGGGAAGATCTTTTAGAGGAAGGGATCACCGGAAGATGATCTCTTGGAAAGACATGAAATTTACTTCAACCCGACCCCAGTAG
- the LOC131660857 gene encoding bZIP transcription factor 46-like: MNFKGFGNDPDASVAGGGGRTTAGSFSLARQSSVYSLTIDEFMNSMGGSGKDFGSMNMDELLKNIWTAEEVQTMGGEEAVSNHLQRQGSLTLPRTLSQKTVDEVWKDISKDYGPSLAAPQAQRQPTLGEMTLEEFLVRAGVVREDAKPNDGVFLDLARVGNNSNLGLAFQAQQMNKVAGFMGGNNRMNGGTNDDPLVGLQSPTNLPLNVNGIRSANQQQMQSSVSQQQVQNQQLQQHQLQQQQQQQQHQQQQIFPKQPVLNYATQMPLSNNQALRGGIMGLSPDQGMNANLVQGGGIGMVGLAPGAVQIGAVSPANQISGDKLGKSNGDTSSVSPVPYVFNGGMRGRKGNGAVEKVIERRQRRMIKNRESAARSRARKQAYTMELEAEVAKLKEENEELQKKQEEIMEIQKNQVKEMMNLQREVKRKCLRRTQTGPW; the protein is encoded by the exons ATGAATTTCAAGGGTTTTGGGAATGATCCGGACGCCTCCGTGGCTGGCGGAGGTGGGAGGACGACGGCGGGGAGCTTTTCTCTGGCGCGGCAGTCGTCGGTGTACTCGTTGACGATTGATGAATTTATGAATAGTATGGGAGGTTCTGGGAAAGATTTTGGATCAATGAACATGGATGAGTTGTTGAAGAATATTTGGACTGCAGAAGAGGTTCAAACAATGGGTGGTGAAGAGGCTGTTAGTAATCATTTGCAGAGGCAAGGCTCTTTGACGCTGCCGCGGACGCTTAGTCAGAAGACAGTTGATGAAGTTTGGAAGGATATTTCGAAGGATTATGGTCCTAGTTTGGCTGCACCACAGGCTCAAAGGCAGCCAACTTTGGGGGAGATGACTTTGGAGGAGTTTTTGGTTAGAGCTGGTGTTGTTAGGGAAGATGCGAAACCGAATGATGGGGTTTTTCTCGATCTAGCGCGGGTTGGGAATAATAGTAATTTGGGTTTGGCTTTTCAGGCTCAGCAGATGAATAAAGTTGCTGGTTTTATGGGTGGTAATAATAGAATGAATGGTGGTACTAATGATGATCCACTTGTTGGTCTTCAGAGTCCTACTAATTTGCCGTTGAATGTGAATGGGATTAGATCCGCGAATCAGCAACAGATGCAGAGTTCAGTGTCTCAGCAACAAGTTCAGAATCAACAACTTCAGCAACATCAACTTCAGCAGCAACAACAGCAACAGCAACATCAGCAGCAGCAGATATTTCCTAAGCAACCTGTTTTGAACTATGCAACTCAGATGCCTTTGTCTAATAATCAAGCACTGAGAGGTGGAATTATGGGGCTTTCTCCTGATCAAGGCATGAATGCTAATCTTGTGCAAGGTGGAGGGATTGGTATGGTTGGTTTGGCACCTGGGGCTGTTCAAATTGGTGCCGTGTCACCAGCTAACCAAATATCTGGTGATAAACTTGGAAAGTCTAATGGGGATACTTCTTCCGTGTCGCCGGTTCCTTATGTATTTAATGGTGGTATGCGAGGAAGGAAGGGTAATGGAGCTGTGGAGAAGGTAATTGAGAGGAGGCAGAGAAGAATGATAAAGAATAGAGAGTCAGCTGCTAGATCTCGCGCTCGCAAGCAG gctTATACCATGGAATTGGAAGCAGAAGTTGCAAAATTAAaagaagagaatgaagaacttcAGAAAAAGCAG GAAGAAATCATGGAAATTCAGAAAAATCAA GTTAAAGAAATGATGAATTTGCAGCGAGAAGTCAAGAGAAAATGCTTAAGACGAACACAAACCGGTCCATGGTAG